One window of Candidatus Dadabacteria bacterium genomic DNA carries:
- a CDS encoding inositol-3-phosphate synthase has product MTDPNQKFQRKFDIRPAKGKLGVLIPGMSGAVSTTFIAGLKAVVKGVGRPIGSLTQMGKIRLGKRTEKNFPLIKDLVPLAEIQDMVFAGWDIHDEDCHASALRAGVLSPELLGKIRRDLEKESPMRAVFDNRYVRNLKGSYVKKGKTKMHLAEALIRDIKRFQRENDIERLVMLWCGSTEVYLEPSEVHETIEGFEKGLRENHDDIPPSMIYAYAAIKCGASYGNGAPNLSVDIPALQQLAIENEVPIAGKDFKTGQTLMKTILAPGLKSRMLGLNGWFSTNILGNRDGEVLDDPGSFKTKEESKLGALEYIFQPEINPELYSDYYHKVRINYYPPRGDEKEAWDNIDVFGWLDYPMQIKVNFLCRDSILAAPVVLDLVLFLDLAHRAGIYGVQEWLSFYFKSPMVDKKLYPEHDLFVQFAKLQNTLRYLQGEELISHLGIDYYGFG; this is encoded by the coding sequence TTGACCGATCCAAACCAGAAGTTCCAGAGAAAATTCGACATCCGCCCGGCCAAGGGAAAGCTAGGGGTGCTGATCCCCGGGATGAGCGGGGCGGTAAGCACAACTTTCATAGCGGGCTTAAAGGCGGTGGTAAAGGGAGTGGGAAGGCCCATCGGCTCCCTGACGCAGATGGGGAAAATCAGGCTCGGCAAAAGAACCGAGAAGAATTTTCCTCTCATAAAAGATTTGGTTCCGCTGGCCGAAATCCAGGACATGGTGTTTGCCGGATGGGACATACACGATGAAGACTGCCACGCCTCGGCGCTTCGGGCCGGAGTGCTCAGTCCCGAACTTCTCGGGAAGATAAGACGGGATCTTGAAAAAGAGTCTCCTATGCGGGCTGTTTTCGATAACAGGTACGTCCGTAATCTCAAGGGTTCCTACGTAAAGAAGGGCAAGACGAAGATGCATCTTGCCGAGGCCCTGATCAGGGACATAAAGAGATTCCAGAGGGAAAACGATATCGAAAGGCTGGTAATGCTCTGGTGCGGGAGTACCGAGGTATATCTTGAGCCGTCGGAAGTTCATGAAACCATAGAGGGTTTCGAGAAGGGGCTAAGGGAAAATCACGACGATATTCCCCCGAGCATGATCTACGCCTACGCGGCCATAAAATGCGGTGCCTCCTACGGAAACGGAGCCCCTAATCTGTCCGTGGACATCCCCGCGCTTCAGCAGCTCGCGATTGAAAACGAGGTTCCAATAGCCGGTAAAGACTTCAAAACCGGCCAGACACTCATGAAGACTATCTTGGCTCCGGGTCTTAAAAGCAGGATGCTCGGGCTCAACGGGTGGTTTTCAACCAATATACTGGGTAACCGGGACGGAGAGGTGCTTGATGATCCCGGTTCTTTTAAAACCAAGGAAGAAAGCAAGCTGGGTGCGCTTGAGTACATATTTCAGCCCGAGATAAATCCTGAGCTTTACTCGGATTACTACCACAAGGTAAGAATAAACTACTACCCGCCGCGCGGAGACGAAAAAGAGGCGTGGGACAATATAGACGTTTTCGGATGGCTTGATTATCCAATGCAGATAAAGGTCAATTTTCTCTGCCGCGACAGCATACTTGCCGCACCGGTGGTTCTTGATCTCGTGCTGTTCCTAGATCTTGCGCATCGCGCTGGTATCTACGGGGTCCAAGAGTGGCTTTCCTTTTATTTCAAAAGCCCCATGGTCGATAAGAAGCTCTACCCCGAGCACGATCTTTTCGTTCAGTTCGCCAAGCTGCAGAACACGCTTCGCTACCTGCAGGGCGAGGAACTGATAAGCCATCTGGGGATTGATTACTACGGTTTCGGCTAA
- a CDS encoding sigma-70 family RNA polymerase sigma factor produces MDIKYKGFQDNAEHDSGFESYDVDDDIEENETEESFDSSDEEELKPRGKDKEKDKWIPDEQLRLLYVYFKDMAVEPLFAAKQEVEISARIKMCEIRMAKVPKSIEKYEKIRTRKNSAKARAIAHRIAVLRAMEKIYVDWALKLKQKFVKANLRLVITISRRYMSRGLPLPDLIQEGNLGLMRAVERFDYTKGYKFSTYASWWIHQAILRALQGQTRTIKVPVYLLEQANRVYKTSAKLSKEMGRKPTPKEIAEASGISAEVINRILNSTNDAISLDTPVLDGEKTTLLDSVADKEAKIPDTIIAKMSLAEKLKEALTLLNQREEEIIRLRFGIGRQSTYTLDEIGKRFNLTRERIRQIEKAALGKLASSGVRKDLESFLKQ; encoded by the coding sequence ATGGACATTAAATATAAAGGTTTTCAGGATAATGCGGAACATGACTCCGGGTTTGAATCCTATGATGTTGACGACGACATTGAGGAAAACGAAACCGAAGAGAGTTTTGACAGCTCGGACGAAGAGGAACTGAAACCCAGGGGGAAGGACAAAGAGAAGGACAAGTGGATCCCCGATGAACAGCTCCGGCTTCTTTACGTCTACTTTAAGGACATGGCAGTTGAGCCTCTTTTCGCCGCGAAGCAGGAAGTCGAGATATCTGCGAGAATCAAGATGTGCGAAATCAGGATGGCCAAGGTTCCTAAGAGCATTGAAAAATACGAGAAAATCCGCACAAGAAAAAACTCGGCCAAGGCGCGTGCGATAGCACACAGAATAGCGGTCCTGCGCGCTATGGAGAAAATTTATGTCGACTGGGCGCTCAAACTCAAGCAGAAGTTCGTAAAAGCCAACCTGAGACTCGTAATAACGATTTCGAGAAGATACATGAGCAGGGGGCTGCCGCTTCCGGATCTCATCCAGGAAGGGAACCTCGGTCTAATGCGCGCGGTTGAAAGATTTGATTACACAAAGGGCTACAAGTTCTCCACCTACGCCTCATGGTGGATACACCAGGCCATACTCAGGGCCCTTCAGGGACAGACCAGAACTATAAAGGTCCCTGTCTACCTGCTGGAGCAGGCAAACAGGGTTTACAAGACGAGTGCGAAGCTTAGCAAGGAAATGGGAAGAAAGCCGACGCCCAAGGAAATAGCGGAGGCCTCGGGAATCTCGGCAGAGGTTATAAACAGGATTCTCAATTCCACAAACGACGCCATAAGCCTCGACACGCCGGTTCTCGACGGGGAGAAGACCACGCTTCTTGATTCGGTCGCGGATAAGGAAGCTAAAATCCCCGACACGATAATAGCGAAGATGTCTCTCGCAGAAAAGCTGAAGGAAGCTCTTACTCTTCTGAATCAAAGAGAAGAGGAAATCATAAGGCTTCGTTTCGGCATAGGACGCCAGAGCACCTACACTCTTGATGAGATCGGCAAGAGGTTCAATCTGACCAGGGAAAGAATAAGGCAGATAGAAAAGGCAGCCCTCGGGAAACTCGCAAGTTCCGGCGTGAGAAAAGATCTGGAAAGCTTCCTCAAGCAGTAG
- a CDS encoding superoxide dismutase — protein sequence MAHELPDLPYDHDALEPHIDAETMRIHHSKHHQGYVNNLNAALEKHPELADKSLEELLGDLDSVPEDIRTAVRNNGGGHANHSLFWPCMAPGSGGTPSGELADAIDSAFGSFDAFAEAFSKAAATRFGSGWAWLCVDEGGGLVVTSTPNQDNPVSEGLKPILGLDVWEHAYYLNYQNRRPDYVKAWWNVVNWEQVSENFTGAK from the coding sequence ATGGCGCACGAATTACCTGATCTTCCTTATGATCATGACGCTTTGGAGCCGCATATAGACGCGGAAACGATGAGAATACATCATTCAAAGCATCATCAAGGGTACGTAAACAACTTAAACGCAGCGCTGGAGAAACATCCGGAGTTGGCGGACAAATCGCTTGAGGAACTGCTCGGCGATCTTGACTCCGTTCCCGAAGACATAAGAACCGCGGTAAGAAACAACGGCGGAGGGCACGCGAACCACAGCCTTTTCTGGCCGTGCATGGCTCCCGGTTCCGGAGGAACGCCTTCGGGTGAGCTTGCCGATGCCATAGATTCCGCGTTCGGAAGCTTCGACGCTTTCGCCGAGGCATTCTCCAAGGCAGCCGCCACCAGATTCGGAAGCGGCTGGGCGTGGCTTTGCGTGGACGAGGGCGGAGGGCTCGTGGTAACATCCACCCCAAACCAGGATAACCCGGTTTCCGAGGGACTGAAGCCCATTCTGGGTCTCGACGTCTGGGAGCATGCATATTATCTGAACTACCAGAACAGAAGGCCCGACTACGTGAAGGCGTGGTGGAATGTGGTGAACTGGGAACAGGTTTCGGAGAACTTCACCGGGGCGAAGTAA
- a CDS encoding cache domain-containing protein produces the protein MKGFRGFVITLGVMFATITFFPGISAFADGSHDDPQTTASEAASANDEATMKSFVLHAKQHMDEAVGGGRDTLSAFNRQMRTQETWNHDSVYLITIGKSGGAIVNHGIYTKDLFGNSIAGLETVRELLAKLEQVAPGEATCVQYGDMDRWSCAVQYDTVNREIKGVLIGGFDHAKDDPAITPPDCPDYEPAVTAQQVNESGADEDLRDFVKEAIKRIDGLLKQEPQGTQGLQDALNKAACLGKGHWKEGSIYLFIMAKIGNRAPLVILNGNNPEFTGNSFVDILDEDGVDVGAEILKVAGEHGESGFVRYKWDNPTIEEDDVDMEGRSPGRSLKTSYVEAVTFDHRPRTVFIFGSGTYEPFEPDGAGEMGSDGDDGCAVAGTNSKPWSAVFNLFLVVFSICIAFWWRDRSRK, from the coding sequence ATGAAGGGTTTTCGAGGTTTTGTAATCACGTTAGGCGTGATGTTTGCTACGATAACTTTTTTCCCAGGCATTTCCGCTTTTGCCGATGGGTCCCATGACGATCCTCAAACAACGGCTAGCGAGGCGGCTTCTGCTAATGATGAAGCTACAATGAAAAGCTTTGTGTTGCACGCAAAGCAGCACATGGATGAGGCCGTTGGGGGAGGACGTGACACGCTTTCGGCTTTCAACAGGCAAATGAGAACACAAGAAACATGGAACCATGATTCTGTATACCTCATTACAATTGGCAAAAGCGGTGGAGCCATAGTAAATCATGGAATCTATACCAAGGACTTGTTTGGGAACTCCATAGCCGGTCTTGAGACTGTACGAGAGCTCCTTGCCAAGCTTGAACAAGTCGCTCCGGGGGAAGCAACTTGTGTCCAGTACGGAGATATGGATAGGTGGAGTTGCGCTGTTCAATATGACACTGTAAATCGAGAGATAAAGGGTGTCTTAATCGGTGGTTTTGATCATGCAAAGGACGACCCGGCTATAACACCCCCTGACTGTCCAGATTACGAACCCGCTGTAACGGCCCAACAGGTAAACGAGAGTGGAGCAGACGAAGACTTGAGGGACTTTGTAAAGGAGGCGATCAAGAGAATTGATGGTTTGCTAAAGCAGGAACCACAAGGTACGCAGGGGCTCCAAGATGCCCTTAATAAGGCGGCATGTCTCGGAAAAGGACATTGGAAGGAAGGCTCCATATACCTCTTTATCATGGCTAAAATAGGGAATAGAGCTCCCTTAGTGATCCTTAACGGAAACAACCCGGAATTCACGGGGAATTCTTTTGTAGACATCCTTGACGAGGATGGGGTTGACGTCGGGGCCGAGATTCTTAAAGTTGCGGGAGAACACGGGGAGTCGGGTTTTGTCAGGTATAAATGGGACAATCCGACTATAGAAGAAGACGATGTTGATATGGAGGGGAGATCACCCGGAAGATCGCTTAAGACCAGTTATGTTGAAGCGGTGACATTTGACCACCGGCCGCGAACAGTTTTCATTTTTGGTTCCGGAACTTATGAACCGTTCGAGCCGGATGGCGCTGGCGAAATGGGTAGTGACGGTGACGACGGATGTGCTGTTGCGGGGACGAACAGCAAGCCTTGGAGCGCTGTTTTCAACCTGTTTTTGGTAGTGTTCTCAATCTGTATTGCGTTTTGGTGGAGAGACCGGTCAAGGAAGTAA
- a CDS encoding ATP-binding cassette domain-containing protein, with protein sequence MSENIIEMTDVCKSFDGKIVHRGINLSVRSGEIITVLGESGVGKSVLLKEINGLVKPDSGKVVVLGEDTVQMDEKQLVKIRKETGMLFQGSALFDSLTVEENIAYPLIENSDLSPEEIKKAVARNLELVDLPGIEDKYPGELSGGMKKRVALARAIATRPRILLYDEPTTGLDPPNIKRIAKLIKNMRDRLRITGVVITHDIGTAYEVSDRIAFLYEGEIVFTGTVPEARESNISTFRNFLDSKM encoded by the coding sequence ATGTCGGAAAACATAATCGAAATGACGGATGTGTGTAAGTCCTTTGACGGAAAGATTGTTCACAGGGGAATAAATCTTTCCGTAAGAAGCGGAGAGATCATTACCGTCTTGGGGGAGAGCGGAGTCGGGAAAAGCGTTTTGCTAAAAGAGATAAACGGTCTCGTTAAACCCGACAGCGGAAAGGTCGTGGTTCTGGGAGAGGATACGGTGCAGATGGACGAGAAGCAGCTTGTCAAAATAAGAAAGGAGACGGGCATGCTGTTTCAGGGCTCCGCCCTTTTTGACTCGCTTACCGTAGAGGAGAATATAGCTTATCCCCTGATTGAAAATTCAGATCTTTCCCCCGAGGAGATAAAAAAAGCGGTCGCACGAAACCTTGAACTGGTCGATCTTCCGGGAATCGAAGACAAGTACCCTGGGGAACTGAGCGGAGGGATGAAAAAAAGGGTGGCTCTTGCAAGAGCGATCGCCACCCGCCCGAGGATTCTTCTCTACGACGAGCCCACGACCGGTCTTGATCCTCCCAATATAAAAAGGATCGCCAAACTGATAAAGAACATGAGAGACCGGCTCAGGATAACCGGGGTCGTAATTACCCACGACATAGGCACCGCCTACGAGGTTTCTGACAGGATAGCGTTTCTTTACGAGGGAGAAATTGTGTTCACGGGAACTGTGCCCGAGGCCCGCGAGAGCAACATTTCCACATTCAGGAATTTTCTCGATAGCAAGATGTAG
- the ispF gene encoding 2-C-methyl-D-erythritol 2,4-cyclodiphosphate synthase, with protein sequence MYRIGTGFDAHAFCEERALILGGVEIQGCRGLAGHSDADVLSHAVADAILGAIGEGDLGKHFPPNDPKYKDASSLSILSRVARMMAGKGYRIENIDCTVVCEEPRISPHSSAMEEKIADALGISSDAINVKGTSAEGLGFTGRKEGIAAMASACLSPDPPKP encoded by the coding sequence ATGTACAGAATAGGAACGGGGTTTGACGCGCACGCGTTTTGCGAGGAAAGAGCGCTCATACTGGGCGGCGTTGAGATTCAGGGCTGCCGGGGGCTTGCCGGTCATTCCGACGCTGACGTGCTTTCCCACGCGGTTGCTGACGCTATTTTGGGAGCTATCGGCGAGGGAGACCTAGGAAAACATTTTCCGCCGAACGACCCAAAATACAAGGATGCTTCAAGCCTCTCAATTCTCTCCCGAGTCGCCCGGATGATGGCAGGCAAGGGCTACCGCATAGAAAATATTGATTGCACGGTGGTGTGCGAGGAGCCAAGAATTTCTCCTCACTCATCCGCTATGGAGGAGAAAATCGCCGATGCCCTGGGAATTTCGAGCGATGCCATAAACGTAAAGGGAACTTCGGCCGAAGGCTTGGGTTTTACAGGAAGAAAAGAAGGTATAGCAGCCATGGCTTCAGCGTGCCTAAGCCCGGATCCACCGAAACCATAA
- the ispD gene encoding 2-C-methyl-D-erythritol 4-phosphate cytidylyltransferase, which produces MSTPKVSAIVAAAGLSKRFSTHGKKQFAALGGKPLLTYCLSTFESSGLITSVVVVVPEDEISRSRELLESFGFEKITSVVAGGEKRHVSVRNGFRATPPDSDMVLIHDAARPFVDNDTIKRVIEGCARTGACICAVPVTDTLKRAHEPGPFISETVPREKLWRAQTPQAFRREILAEIYCSDGIADLDATDESALAEAKGIRVSVAAGDDLNIKITTAADFKIAQLIVSKGEVVNVQNRNGV; this is translated from the coding sequence GTGAGTACCCCAAAAGTCTCAGCCATAGTGGCGGCCGCCGGTCTTTCTAAAAGATTCTCCACTCATGGGAAAAAGCAGTTCGCCGCACTCGGCGGAAAACCTCTTCTTACCTACTGCCTTTCGACTTTCGAGTCGAGCGGACTCATAACAAGCGTAGTGGTCGTAGTGCCCGAGGACGAAATTTCGCGCTCAAGGGAACTGCTCGAGAGCTTCGGGTTTGAAAAAATCACCTCGGTAGTCGCCGGGGGCGAAAAAAGGCATGTATCCGTAAGAAACGGTTTTCGCGCCACACCCCCGGACAGTGACATGGTGCTAATTCACGACGCTGCGAGACCTTTCGTTGATAATGACACGATCAAAAGAGTCATAGAGGGCTGCGCCCGCACAGGCGCTTGCATATGCGCCGTTCCCGTTACGGACACGTTGAAGCGGGCGCATGAGCCCGGACCGTTTATTTCGGAAACGGTTCCAAGGGAGAAACTCTGGAGAGCCCAGACTCCGCAGGCTTTTCGCCGGGAGATACTCGCGGAAATCTATTGCTCAGACGGCATCGCAGATCTTGACGCGACCGACGAATCGGCGCTTGCCGAAGCGAAGGGAATAAGGGTAAGCGTGGCAGCGGGAGACGACCTTAACATAAAAATCACAACCGCAGCCGATTTCAAAATAGCTCAGCTTATCGTAAGCAAAGGAGAAGTGGTCAATGTACAGAATAGGAACGGGGTTTGA
- a CDS encoding PIN domain nuclease produces the protein MRLSITLSIAFALAAFALGPDYLSLSRSVLTAVGCGIFAFVVLAGFRMLFRKISLRQALGMSVGMLTATFIYLALLTILNSFPLAGPLLPHVKAGIFLLLVCVGAVIGFDKTSLATTASDSFFRQPEALAPKILDTSVIIDGRIADIAETGFLQGELIIPKFIIQELQYIADSSDPARKTRGRRGLDIINRMQNDVPSISVSITDHDFEHIKDADIKLIELSKKLNGILVTNDYNLKKIADLEKITVLNINNLNHALRPVVEQGQTIKISLVKPGKEQHQAVGYLDDGTMVVTDNASRQIGKDVDVSVRSMVQTPTGRIVFAKLKKEG, from the coding sequence ATGAGACTCTCTATTACACTTTCCATAGCGTTTGCACTTGCTGCGTTTGCCCTCGGTCCCGACTACCTTTCACTTTCCCGCTCGGTTCTCACGGCCGTCGGCTGCGGAATATTCGCTTTTGTGGTTCTTGCGGGTTTCCGGATGCTTTTCAGGAAAATCTCGCTTCGCCAGGCACTCGGAATGTCAGTCGGAATGCTCACAGCCACTTTCATATACCTCGCGCTGCTCACTATCCTTAACAGCTTTCCGCTAGCCGGGCCCCTGCTTCCCCATGTAAAAGCGGGAATCTTCTTGCTTCTCGTTTGCGTGGGCGCGGTAATAGGTTTTGACAAAACATCCCTTGCCACGACAGCATCCGATTCGTTTTTCAGGCAGCCGGAGGCGCTTGCCCCGAAAATACTTGACACGAGCGTCATAATAGACGGGCGCATCGCCGACATCGCCGAAACGGGATTTCTCCAAGGAGAACTGATAATACCCAAATTCATCATCCAGGAACTTCAGTACATAGCGGATTCCTCGGACCCCGCAAGGAAAACTCGCGGCAGAAGGGGGCTTGACATTATAAACAGGATGCAAAACGACGTCCCCTCGATAAGCGTCAGCATCACCGATCATGATTTCGAACACATAAAAGACGCGGACATAAAACTCATTGAGCTCTCGAAGAAATTGAACGGTATACTGGTCACCAACGACTATAACCTAAAGAAGATCGCCGATCTCGAGAAAATCACCGTGCTTAACATAAACAACCTGAACCACGCTCTGAGACCTGTTGTGGAACAGGGGCAGACAATAAAAATAAGCCTCGTAAAACCCGGAAAGGAACAGCATCAGGCGGTCGGCTATCTCGACGACGGAACAATGGTGGTAACGGACAACGCCTCAAGACAGATAGGAAAAGACGTGGACGTTTCAGTGAGAAGCATGGTTCAGACACCGACCGGAAGGATAGTTTTCGCAAAACTGAAAAAAGAGGGCTGA
- a CDS encoding MBL fold metallo-hydrolase, which produces MMKFCTLASGSSGNSLYLESKYSKILIDAGISFRRISRSLGDMGIAVTDLDAVVLSHEHEDHSRSVGRMSAVPVYVSGETVGFWEGKRNGRNNGNGAKASRLPNGGIEELREFDSEEPFRINDLTLTPFSVAHDAIDPVGFTVTDGRVKVGIVTDIGKPTALVRESLKNCDALVLESNHDREMLFSGSYPPYLKQRISGGHGHLSNDQSASLLGDVLHDGLKYVLLAHLSASNNTPEMALGCSLEILRRRGAEGRVDLAVAPRSAAGEVITI; this is translated from the coding sequence ATGATGAAATTCTGCACTCTTGCCAGCGGCAGTTCTGGCAACTCGCTTTATCTTGAGTCGAAATACTCAAAAATACTGATTGACGCGGGGATTAGCTTCCGAAGGATCTCGCGGAGTCTCGGGGATATGGGTATAGCCGTGACCGATCTTGACGCTGTGGTGCTTTCGCACGAGCACGAGGACCACTCAAGATCTGTCGGGAGAATGTCCGCAGTGCCTGTTTACGTGTCGGGTGAAACCGTTGGTTTCTGGGAAGGAAAAAGAAACGGACGCAATAACGGAAACGGCGCCAAGGCTTCACGTTTGCCCAATGGCGGGATAGAGGAACTGAGGGAATTTGACTCAGAAGAACCGTTTCGTATTAACGATCTTACCCTTACTCCCTTCTCGGTGGCGCACGACGCCATCGACCCGGTCGGTTTCACCGTAACCGATGGCCGCGTCAAAGTAGGCATAGTTACCGACATAGGGAAACCCACGGCGCTTGTGAGGGAGAGCCTTAAAAACTGCGACGCCCTCGTTCTCGAATCGAATCATGACAGGGAAATGCTTTTCTCGGGTTCCTACCCGCCGTACCTCAAGCAGAGAATAAGCGGAGGGCACGGGCACCTGTCGAATGATCAGTCAGCATCCCTTCTGGGCGATGTTCTGCACGACGGGTTAAAATACGTTCTGCTGGCGCACCTAAGCGCGAGTAACAACACTCCCGAGATGGCGCTTGGATGCTCGCTTGAAATTCTGCGCCGAAGAGGCGCTGAAGGCCGTGTCGATTTGGCCGTGGCTCCGCGGAGCGCGGCCGGGGAGGTTATAACGATTTGA
- the purB gene encoding adenylosuccinate lyase has product MISRYSREEMSQIWSDENRYRIWLEVELAVCEAWAHYGEIPDDSLSSIKEKAAFDVERIAELERGLKHDVLAFLTCVSEYVGDDSRFIHLGMTSSDVLDTAFSIQLRNAGGLIVGGLEKLLGILRKKAFDYKDTQMIGRSHGIHAEPRTLGLVFALWYDEMRRNLERMNSARDAVSVGMMSGAVGTYANITPEVERYACELLGLRPAGISTQVIQRDIYAQYFLCLSLMAASVEKIATEIRHYQRTEVGEMEEPFTEGQKGSSAMPHKRNPVLSENLCGLSRIVRSHSAAALENIALWHERDISHSSVERVIGPDGTILVDFMLERLCGLIEGLRVYPDKLESNIWITQGLVFSQKVLLKLVKEGLSREEAYLLVQRNAMECWEGKKDFRDLLKTDLQITGILSDEEIDSCFELEEDLKNIDHIFATVFGES; this is encoded by the coding sequence TTGATCTCAAGGTACTCCAGAGAGGAAATGTCGCAGATATGGTCGGATGAGAACCGCTACCGCATCTGGCTCGAAGTGGAGCTCGCCGTGTGCGAAGCGTGGGCGCACTACGGGGAGATTCCTGACGACTCTTTATCCAGCATAAAGGAAAAAGCCGCCTTTGACGTAGAAAGAATTGCCGAGCTTGAAAGGGGACTTAAGCACGACGTTCTGGCTTTTCTCACCTGCGTTTCCGAGTACGTAGGAGATGATTCGAGGTTCATTCACCTCGGAATGACTTCTTCAGATGTTCTTGACACCGCTTTTTCTATACAGCTTCGCAATGCGGGAGGACTGATAGTCGGGGGTCTTGAGAAGTTGCTCGGGATTCTCCGCAAAAAGGCGTTTGACTACAAGGATACTCAGATGATCGGGCGCTCCCACGGCATACACGCCGAACCCAGAACTCTGGGCTTGGTGTTTGCCCTGTGGTATGACGAGATGAGAAGGAACCTTGAGAGAATGAATTCAGCGCGGGACGCCGTGAGCGTGGGGATGATGTCGGGCGCCGTCGGCACTTACGCCAACATAACTCCGGAGGTTGAGCGTTACGCGTGCGAGCTGCTTGGGCTCCGTCCTGCGGGGATATCGACGCAGGTGATACAAAGAGACATTTACGCGCAGTATTTTCTCTGTCTTTCTCTCATGGCGGCTTCGGTGGAGAAAATTGCTACCGAGATAAGACATTACCAGAGAACCGAGGTAGGAGAGATGGAAGAACCTTTTACCGAGGGGCAGAAAGGGTCTTCCGCAATGCCGCACAAGAGAAACCCTGTGCTTTCGGAAAACCTCTGCGGACTCTCAAGGATAGTAAGGTCCCACTCTGCCGCGGCTCTTGAAAACATAGCCCTCTGGCACGAAAGGGACATAAGTCACTCCTCCGTCGAGAGGGTCATAGGTCCCGACGGAACAATACTTGTTGATTTCATGCTTGAGAGGCTCTGCGGCCTGATCGAGGGCCTGCGGGTCTATCCCGACAAGCTCGAGAGCAACATCTGGATTACCCAGGGACTTGTTTTTTCCCAGAAGGTTCTCCTTAAGCTTGTAAAAGAGGGTCTTTCAAGGGAGGAGGCCTACTTGCTTGTGCAGCGAAACGCCATGGAGTGCTGGGAGGGAAAAAAGGATTTCCGGGATTTGCTGAAAACCGACTTGCAGATAACGGGTATCCTTTCGGATGAAGAGATCGATTCGTGTTTTGAACTTGAAGAAGATCTAAAAAACATAGACCATATCTTCGCCACCGTTTTCGGCGAATCATAA
- a CDS encoding thioredoxin domain-containing protein produces MRKEVFSRKARESVFATAVLAILAAVFLSPTSLFALDNIDPGKLEYHFKNRYGVYLPAGFTVKAVKGEDSEMKGFKKGKYEVGFSDGKNRSFPFLVSRDGNFLIMGNVSIVKVNEMKETGVPGVRQGFIASEGGQVPILVSGDRKTIMVGRLENLDKDPAAEAAQKISLENVPSKGNPDAPITVVEYSDFQCGYCARAATEVEDFLKDYQGKVRLFYKQFPLSFHKWAEDASIASLCVYDQANDKFWELHDTIFEKQGEIKVADAKETFAEMARKLGVDMKKYNQCVESEETKRRVASEMDEGKSIGVSGTPTFVVDGFVISGGANMKAIRNAVDYRLSLKSESSGM; encoded by the coding sequence ATGAGAAAAGAAGTATTCTCCCGAAAGGCGAGAGAATCTGTTTTTGCGACGGCTGTTTTAGCGATCCTGGCAGCGGTTTTTCTTTCCCCCACGAGTCTATTCGCACTCGATAACATTGACCCCGGGAAACTCGAGTACCACTTCAAGAACCGCTATGGGGTTTATCTTCCAGCTGGCTTTACGGTAAAGGCGGTTAAGGGGGAAGATTCTGAGATGAAGGGATTCAAGAAGGGCAAATACGAAGTCGGATTTTCTGACGGCAAAAACCGGAGCTTCCCGTTTCTTGTAAGTCGTGACGGGAATTTTTTGATAATGGGCAACGTGTCCATCGTAAAGGTGAATGAGATGAAGGAGACGGGTGTTCCGGGAGTCAGGCAAGGGTTTATTGCCTCGGAAGGCGGACAGGTTCCCATCCTGGTTTCAGGAGACCGCAAAACAATAATGGTCGGCAGGCTTGAAAATCTCGACAAAGATCCAGCAGCCGAGGCAGCCCAGAAGATCTCTCTTGAGAATGTTCCTTCAAAAGGAAATCCTGATGCCCCGATAACCGTGGTTGAGTACTCGGATTTTCAATGTGGCTACTGTGCCAGGGCAGCAACCGAGGTCGAAGACTTTCTCAAGGACTACCAGGGCAAAGTCAGATTGTTTTACAAGCAGTTCCCGCTTTCGTTTCACAAGTGGGCCGAGGATGCCTCAATCGCCTCTCTTTGCGTGTACGACCAGGCAAACGACAAATTCTGGGAGCTCCATGACACCATTTTCGAAAAGCAGGGTGAAATAAAGGTTGCCGACGCCAAAGAGACCTTTGCGGAGATGGCGCGCAAACTCGGTGTCGATATGAAAAAATACAATCAGTGCGTTGAATCCGAGGAAACCAAGCGAAGGGTCGCTTCGGAAATGGATGAGGGCAAATCGATCGGGGTAAGCGGCACTCCGACATTCGTGGTTGACGGCTTCGTGATTTCGGGAGGGGCCAACATGAAAGCGATTAGAAACGCCGTGGATTATCGACTTTCCCTGAAGTCTGAAAGTTCTGGGATGTAG